GCGCTGAATCTCGTGCAAAAGCTATTCCAGGTCTGTGACGGAGCCTTCTTCCACGCTTAACAGGAATGAGGCAATCCAGCCTTGCTGGCCGTCGGATAATTCCACTTGCATCCAGCTTTCATCTTCATTGGTCCCCACGATGAGCACCTTAGCACCAGGGTCCAGAATGCTGATAACGCCGCCATTGGGTTCACCACGCACGTTGATATTCACATCTGCCGTGACGGTGCCGATTTCGACACGGCGATCTGGTAAAGACACCACTTCTGATAGGCCAATGTTATAATTCTGCGCGACTTGCTCCGCATTCAGGGCGCGGTCATAAATCGCGACGAGATAATAATCGCCTAACCAGGGGCGGTCGCCAGAGACTTCATTCGCCAGCGCTAAGCTGTAATCCTCATGCCACACATCCAGGCTGCCATCGACAATGCCCTGTGCCACGACTTCATTGTTGATATACAACGTCGTGCCGCCTTGCGCGTCATGGATCAGGATCACCTGCATCAAGCCATCATAGAGCGAACGTCCACGGGATTGCAGGTTGGTATCGCCATTTTCATCAGATTGGGTGGTCCTCAGGCGGATGTCGAAGACGCCTCGTCCATCCAACATATCTTGCCCCAGGGTGAAGTTGCGCGTCAGGGTGCTGTCAGATAACGTCAGGACGCGCGCGGGGCCAGATTGCTGGGTTGTCGCCGGGTCAATCCAGGCTTCTATAGTGAAGGCACCGCTGCTTTTAATGGCTTCATTCAGGCGTGCTGCTGCCCCTAGTGTGTGAATGAGTACCGAGCGATTAACACGCAGCATGTTATCTGTCCACGTCACCGCGCCGGGGTCCGTGATGTACAGGTCCAGCGGTTCATCGCTGCCGCTCTGGTCGCGGATGACATCCCCCACGCCATGATTAAAGACGTAGAGGGCTTGTAAGCCCTCTGTCGTCCGGCCCTCAAGGCCGATGCTGCCCTCCAATACGGCAGCATCAGCGATAGGGGCATCCTGTTCATAGGGATTGAAGACCAGCGGTGGGGCCTGTTGTACGCTCAGCAGCATCGTCGATGTCGAAGCCGTAGCGGTATCACCAGGCATCCATGTGGGTACGGCGCGGATATTCTCAGGGGCTTCGTTGACGAGCATCCCCGCTGATTCCTGGCCGACCTGTTGCAAGCTGCTGAAGGTGTGGCGGTTATGGTACCAGGTCCATGCCGCGTAACCTTCAAACGGTAAATAGTAGGTGTTGTTATTGAAGCTGCTGCTTGTCCAGAAGCTGCCATCGACGTTCATATCCGTCGCCAGCCCGTTCTGGCCATCTGCCGCCAGATGCACAATGGTATTTTCGTAAACGTGGTTATTCAGCGAAACACGTGGCCCATAACTGCCCGTCCCACGGGATTGCTGCACAACCGTGATGCCATTGCCGCCAACCTCGCTGATGACGACGCGGTTGCCATAAACATCCGTATCGCTCGATGACGAAATGAGGATTTGCGCGCCGTAAACCCAGCTTGTTGGGCGGGCATTGTTATACATCACCACATTGTTGCGGATGATGGCCGCATAGCTGATTTCGTGGAAG
The Phototrophicus methaneseepsis DNA segment above includes these coding regions:
- a CDS encoding right-handed parallel beta-helix repeat-containing protein; amino-acid sequence: MKPQNSSRHFFRRIAVRPTVTRGLIFCWLVGFAALLSSSVAAQSNPAGAIGINPGDNIQSIVNSNPAGSTFLLRTGYHRQQTIIPRDGDTFIGEDGAVLSGARILSDFSREGNYWVATNQTQENRQAGECDGSAPRCRYSEDLYFDDQPLKHASSLGNVGPGSFYFDYGANKIYFADDPTNHVVEASVNGDGAFNGSAANVTIENLTIEKYAVSAQRAAIRGDNTYNWAVRSNVIRLNHGGGIRMGDAMQIVNNRIVQNGQIGIGGIGDNVLVQDNQIAYNNYAGFASGWEAGGTKFVDTRNLVVRNNYVHDNIGPGLWTDIDNIDVLIENNIVVDNYSMGIFHEISYAAIIRNNVVMYNNARPTSWVYGAQILISSSSDTDVYGNRVVISEVGGNGITVVQQSRGTGSYGPRVSLNNHVYENTIVHLAADGQNGLATDMNVDGSFWTSSSFNNNTYYLPFEGYAAWTWYHNRHTFSSLQQVGQESAGMLVNEAPENIRAVPTWMPGDTATASTSTMLLSVQQAPPLVFNPYEQDAPIADAAVLEGSIGLEGRTTEGLQALYVFNHGVGDVIRDQSGSDEPLDLYITDPGAVTWTDNMLRVNRSVLIHTLGAAARLNEAIKSSGAFTIEAWIDPATTQQSGPARVLTLSDSTLTRNFTLGQDMLDGRGVFDIRLRTTQSDENGDTNLQSRGRSLYDGLMQVILIHDAQGGTTLYINNEVVAQGIVDGSLDVWHEDYSLALANEVSGDRPWLGDYYLVAIYDRALNAEQVAQNYNIGLSEVVSLPDRRVEIGTVTADVNINVRGEPNGGVISILDPGAKVLIVGTNEDESWMQVELSDGQQGWIASFLLSVEEGSVTDLE